GAGAGCCTTGGCTCTCCTTCTTTGTGTATTATCTCCTCTTCTCCATTTTCTCGAAAAGAAGGTGTTCCAGGTGAAAGTGACGCTCTTACAGCATACGCCTGAGCCTGAGAAGCTCGCGGCGGCAGCGGCGAGAGTCTGCTACTCCTCGCAGAGTGCCGGCGAGATCATGGAGGCCCTCACCACGGAAAAGATCCAGAAAAGGATTTCAGACTGCATAAAAAAAGGGCATCTTTCCATTGTGGAGCACGTGAGCTTCACTTTTTCCATAGAAGAGATCTCGAGAGTCACAAGCCACCAGCTCGTGAGGCACCGGATTGCCTCTTACTCGCAGCAAAGCCAGAGGTACGTCAAGATGGGGGGAAGCCCGGAGTTCGTGACGCCTCCGCGCATAAGGGACGATGAGCCCATGAAAGAGAAATTCGATGCATTCATGGGCGATGCAATGAACTTTTATAATGAGATGGTGGGCCGGGGGATTCCCTGTGAGGATGCCCGCTATATCCTTCCCCAGGCCCTCTTTACCACTCTTGTGGTGACTATGAATGCCCGGGAGCTTCTTCATTTTTTCTCCCTGCGCTGCTGCAAGAAAGCCCAGTGGGAAATCCGGAAGCTTGCCTATGCCATGCTTCGCGCCGTGATGAAGGTAGCGCCCGCCATATTTGAGCAGGCAGGCCCCTCATGCCTCTCGGGGGAATGCCCCAGCGCTGACATGAAGTGCTATGAAAAAATGAGCCGTTTGAAACCAGGAGGTCTTGGCACATGACAAAGAAAGGTTCTCTTGAAATCATCTGTGGAAGCATGTTCAGCGGGAAGAGCGAGGAGCTTATCAGGAGAATCAAGAGGGCCCAGATCGCCAGGCTCAAGGTCCAGGTCTTCAAGCCCTCAATGGATAGCCGCTTC
This sequence is a window from Candidatus Eremiobacterota bacterium. Protein-coding genes within it:
- the thyX gene encoding FAD-dependent thymidylate synthase codes for the protein MKVTLLQHTPEPEKLAAAAARVCYSSQSAGEIMEALTTEKIQKRISDCIKKGHLSIVEHVSFTFSIEEISRVTSHQLVRHRIASYSQQSQRYVKMGGSPEFVTPPRIRDDEPMKEKFDAFMGDAMNFYNEMVGRGIPCEDARYILPQALFTTLVVTMNARELLHFFSLRCCKKAQWEIRKLAYAMLRAVMKVAPAIFEQAGPSCLSGECPSADMKCYEKMSRLKPGGLGT